Proteins from a single region of Urocitellus parryii isolate mUroPar1 chromosome 4, mUroPar1.hap1, whole genome shotgun sequence:
- the Spata19 gene encoding spermatogenesis-associated protein 19, mitochondrial, producing the protein MIITTWILYILARKGIGLPFPPRMSSDVEVVESEAVSVVEHWLKKTEEEASQDIKEKMSTNSSPTHGQDVHVTRDVVKHQLSKSDLLANQSQEVLEERTRIQFIRWSHTRVFQVPSEMMDDVIQDRIEQVRRSISHLRTDSCQDTSFRSSLSNC; encoded by the exons ATGATCATTACAACATGGATTTTGTACATTCTCGCCCGGAAAGGTATAGGGCTCCCCTTCCCACCAAGGATGAGTTCG GATGTTGAAGTTGTGGAAAGTGAGGCTGTATCGGTAGTAGAGCACTGGTTGAAAAAG ACAGAAGAAGAGGCTTCCCAGGACATAAAGGAGAAGATGTCCACCAACTCTTCTCCTACTCATGGCCAAGATGTGCACGTGACCAGAGATGTG GTGAAGCACCAACTTTCGAAGTCTGATCTATTAGCAAACCAGAGTCAAGAGGTACTGGAGGAGAGAACAAGGATTCAGTTCATAAGATGGAG CCATACCCGTGTCTTCCAAGTGCCAAGTGAGATGATGGATGACGTCATACAAGATCGAATAGAGCAAGTGAGACGAAG CATTTCCCATCTTAGGACTGACTCATGTCAGGACACAAGTTTCCGATCTTCCCTCTCAAACTGCTGA